The following are encoded in a window of Pristis pectinata isolate sPriPec2 chromosome 1, sPriPec2.1.pri, whole genome shotgun sequence genomic DNA:
- the LOC127570429 gene encoding spermatogenesis-associated protein 24-like, which produces MAEAAADAWTHSVVHSQLQDVVLIQQQQIESFGAMIQDREEESVSIKMYEDVVKELENERLEHAKTKALLSKESEKLQFSLGEIEILMKQLEREKKAFENALESIKNKAMKESNENDKLKSKYNGIESQIEKQEDILSSKEDQIKELCHQLEKQKATLKQQVTEFEIQKQQNEYIERVLEGKKRKARGKFLTSK; this is translated from the exons ATGGCGGAGGCAGCCGCCGACGCCTGGACCCACAGCGTGGTCCACAGCCAGCTGCAGGACGTCGTGCTCATCCAGCAGCAGCAGATCGAAAGCTTCGGCGCCATG ATACAGGATAGAGAAGAAGAATCAGTAAGCATAAAGATGTATGAAGATGTTGTGAAAGAATTGGAG AATGAAAGACTTGAACATGCTAAAACAAAAGCATTACTTTCCAAGGAGTCTGAAAAACTGCAATTTTCACTTGGTGAAATTGAAATTCTAATGAAACAGCTGGAGCGGGAAAAGAAGGCCTTTGAAAATGC ATTGGAAAGTATTAAAAACAAGGCAATGAAGGAGTCAAATGAAAATGACAAGTTAAAAAGCAAGTACAATG GTATTGAAAGTCAAATAGAAAAGCAAGAAGACATTTTAAGTAGCAAAGAAGATCAGATTAAAGAACTTTGTCATCAACTTGAAAAACAGAAAGCTACATTGAA ACAACAGGTTACTGAGTTTGAAATACAGAAACAGCAAAATGAATATATTGAACGTGTACTGGAAGGAAAAAAGAGGAAAGCACGTGGAAAGTTTCTTACCTCAAAGTAG